The following nucleotide sequence is from Primulina tabacum isolate GXHZ01 chromosome 2, ASM2559414v2, whole genome shotgun sequence.
GTTCCATGAGATTAGTTTTGACGACCTCAATTTTGTATTCCAAGTTTACGACTTCCGCCAAAAATACTTGATGGCCGTAGAAAATGAAAATTGATGCATGCGTTGCCTACTGTCagggaaaaaaagaagaagaaatttatatatttttcatgctggtattatatcttttactaattaataaattaaatatcaaaattgttTATTTAGTACGGAAACGAATGTCTCCAACATTTAAAACTAGCTAGCTCGTTAGACGTCAATTGGatgttataattaaataaattaattagtaaAAGAAAAGGCAATCAAATTAGTGACGTAATACACGTCAACTCCATTTGATTTTCATTCGGCCTAACCCATCCACGTGCTTCTTTCTGCTTACCGACACTCTTCAGTCTTCCCTTTCTTTCTACGATTGAAAAGCTATAACTTAATCAGCTttattcataaatttttaccatttatttattatttattgatgatattcccTTGTTTTCTCTTGTAAGGTCGTTATTTGTTGACCACAAAAGACTAGCTTGTCTCTtggattttaaaatatcagaAATTGAAACAAACTATCTTTGATTGATTTTACCGACAAATCTTTTCTCTGTTGACTAATATTATCTTACTTTACTCGTGTTCATCAATTTATGTTTCTTTTTCGTAACATACTGAAATAGGATTTCTTGGTTCTTACAGTGAAACATGATCAGAGCTCTAACTTTAGCCATACATGCTACACACTCATGCACGAGGAATTAAACTTGACATTTacgtatataaaaatatattctcGAATCAACAACGTTTCTACTTCGAATACAGCTGTAAATTAATTCTTACACCTTCGATATGTTTGGTTTATTTATGATCTATAGAGCTGGGAgcatatatattatttacatatataatttTACGTACATGCACAATTGAGTAGGATCTCAAACTTCGATCACTTGTCTCTCTTATGCTATCGATTTGTATGTGTATTTTGGAGGCTCATCGGCAAAAACCCTGAAAAGTAATTCATCAATTAATactaatgaaaaaaaaaatgtaattaatAGCTAATAAACTGAACTCATTGGCATGCCTGTTTCAGAACTACTGAAGTATATAGGACTGATCAGTTAATGCCAGAGAATTTATAATGGAAGCCATAAATTAAATGATACCTCAAGATTCAAGAAAACATGGCGATCGTAACAAATCATAAGGTGCCCACAACGCATCCAGGGGGCAAGGCCGGCCAGCGTCGAGTCTTGCCCACGGTTTCCCCTTTCCACTCCAATGCAATAAGCTCACCGGACCAGGATGCAGATCCCGGCAAAGCCCCAAGAAGTTATCTCCTCCGAGCCCATGTTGATTCCATCGATGATCCACCGGGGCTATATTCCCGGCAAAAACCAGCAAAAACGGCGGTAAAGAACCAAGCTCGTAGATCCTTATCCTCTTCTGCAGCTCCATCCACTCCACAATCTTCGTTGTGTAATCTCCAGCTCGCCATCTTTCAAGATCGATAACCATGACACCCGTGTTGAAGTAACAGGGTTTTCTGTTGGCAAAAGTCAAGGAAAGCGAAGGGTTCGACCAGAATGTCGGTGTGAAGTAGGAGGTGAAGTTGGCGTTGCAGTATTCCGGCGCCGCCAAGACTGCATCATTGGTTAGCGGGGTGGCGGCGAGTTTCCCTATGTCGTCGACCAGTACGACGTCGGAGTCGAGGTACACTATCTTCTGCACGCATGTGGGGAGGAGATTTGCAAGGTAGTTGCGGGCGTAGTTGAGCGGGCAGTCGAGGGCTTCACGGATGGCGTTTGAGATTAATCCAGCAGCGGTGGAGTCGTCGAAAGGGTAAATCTTGAACACTAGATAAGGGAATGAGCTTGTGATTTTGCTGCGGAGGTCGGATACGTTGGTGGAGGAGGCGGCGATGAAGTGGAAGACTACGTTTTCCGGGCAGGAGGAGTGCTGGAGGACGGATAAAATCGCAGCCATCGAGCCCCGGAGATAAACTGAATCAAGGGTCATTGCTACATGTATAGCTGTAGTGTTGAAACAAAGACTGAGGGTATTTCCGGCGGCCATCGGGAGAGTGACGGAATAGCAGTGGGGTGGGTTGTAAAACTTGGGGGCTTCTCTAAAATGGAGGTTTTTAGCATTTGTTGCTCCAATGGAAATTGTGATAAAAATCAAGATTTTTGAACTCAGAAGCATAGTTTCGGCTCCTGCACAAATGGCAAATTCTCATATAAATCGGCAATTCTTGCAGCTACCAAGTTAGTACAAgtgttttttatattaaaaaaaattaaatttaattagttTCAAATAAAAACCACAAAATTCCAAGAGGTCGGGTTTGAAAATGTGGATCTACGTATTAATATTAAACTGATCCAAACATATAAGCAATCCGGATATTATTGCGTGACAATAGTGTCATTATGAATTCGACATAGAATATTTCAACTTTATTTATGTAACATACTAAATGCTAGTTTATTGTATTGGGGAAAttttttctcaatttctttAATAATGTTGAAATCGTCACTTTAAATTAACGATGAAAATACACATCAAACTGCCTTGTTCGACTGTATTTGTTCGATATAAaagtaaataataaataaaactcaAAATGAGATTTCAGTATTTTCATGTAGAGATGGATCATATCGTTAggcaactgacgtgaaatataCATTGTCGTGTGTTGCCACAGTTTTCTTGGAGCCATTAATTAGCTTCACTTTCATCactaataatgattcgaggaggCAGTAATTGCGGGTAGGACCCATATTTTCACTTTGTTATTTATGAATAAATTGGATCATATTTCCTCCTCCTTTCACGGTGAAAATTATTACCATTTCGGTTTTGGAATTTCCACATTTTCAATTTCAGTCATCTTATGAGTCGATTTGTAGTCACTAActcacaattttttattttttatttttacctcAATCTCTCTTTTTCCTGAACCCTAGCCGATGACCTGAAAATATCAGTGTTCTAAAAAGCCCGCTTAATCTTGAAGCTCGACAAAACGCACCGCTTCGGAGAAAAGAGGAAAAAGCGAGTTTAACCGAATTAAacgtaattaaaatatttaattaaatgtgtTTAAGCACATTTAATCgtatctatttatttttaaatttttttattttgaagatatgttttttattttaaaataataatttaggtttataatttagatgtttattttttaattttaattatgattaaacATGTCTGATAATaatttgacaaatatttatcattttttaatGTGGTCTAATtgtaaaaacaaataaagattgtaattttgtgatttttatgtttttataaatTTGAGAATTAATACATCATgcttaaatttatcatatttatgtattattttatctatttattagtttgagataattacaattacactaaaaataaaaaaaatttacgctTAAGTTTGTGCTAATCTCGCTTAAGTTTGAAAAGCTTGCAGCTCGACATCCGCGTTTCGGGAAGCTTCGCGATTTTTAGAACCTTGTAAAATACTTATTTGGAACCGCACACgtgtgtaactgaataactgaaaatagataGAATCAATTGTGACAtaaatcagttcagttatggtgaaaactgaacTGATGGATGttctaactgatcaaatcagtttgaaaacagtaGCTAAACAATTatatacacaatatatgtttatggatgttcggagacttcaactactcctacgtcaccctttctaccgCCTCAGGTagaatccactagaagactttgattaattacaacaagtgtaatagccctcccagcttaggacttactcaCTACCTAACTGAACTTCTAGTGTAGACTGAAGGTAACACCTTTCAGCCAACAAtagtttaacgtctatgtgtcaaagattatatacacatgttttacgtcGGTGTGCAAGACGTAATTTgagtggtgtgtgtgtgtgtgaactgATCTCTTAAAACTACTTTatagtgttctcacacactgaggtaaatatgcttctaaaactaagctgataacacgttgaagtgttccctcttggctgattgcttcttcaaagctgataAGCATTATGTGTGCCCTTCATCTTTTGATCTTCACACACTTGTCAACTCTCATCATCGTCTTCACTGAGATTgggcttctatttataggcgtttggctgaacgtacagtgagactcagtgaatgaatccgttgcagtttgaatttgttcccccaaatagGTATTTGGGACATTTGGCTGTAAGCgctgctgcaacgtctcttattgtacaTTGATCGTACAacagcttttgtacctttgtgcacagctggattaagtttgtcgtatctgcaaactggttcgctcctaactgatgttctgaactggtcagttgaactggttttgAAATGGTGATATGAAattagttgactcgtcagctgaactgattcagttgaactggttagttgagctcttcatcagttgaacacttcatcagctggccgggcttctgaatgtcttctgctgaaccacctatcaactagacaatcagttgaactgctcttgatacttcagttgtactggttcagttcgatcaatcagttggcactttcagttttTGTTTCGATTGCTTCAGTTCAGTTTCTGCGAACTTAGATAAACTCATTAGAAAAAattaaacaagttttgttaacatcaaaatcaagattgagaacgtgaaatgttccaacagctAGAATTCCAACAAAAAAAAGtttgaacttaaaaaaaatacaagttaGTGTACTAAAAGCCCAAATTGACTTATAAAATGACCAACACTATGCGAAGTATGATTTTtcattcttcaatattaacttAAATGTCAATTTTGTATCGTAATTTCTATATCTCGGAGAACAAAAATGTAAATTACTTGGAAGCATAGCCCAACCAcatgtatttatttatattcTTTGGATCGAGCAACATAAATGCATTTCCTTATATTCCGTAACATTTAATGCCCCATCACCTACTCAACTGCTGTgtaattttcatatatatataatcaaatcCCAGTttctttattgatatttttatctTACAATTTAATTAACGTCTCCaaataaatgataaattttTCATTGAAATCCGCTAATATATGTGGAAAAAATATGTTCTACATTGGTCTCGAAATTAATGCATCAGTAAATTgctcatttatatatatatatatatatacattttccCGTGCATTTGATCCTTGGCTCACACATGAATATAACTAACAGCCAAAGCAAAATTGCCACATACCATCATTGCGGGCCTCTCATTTTAAATAAAGGGTTGCGTACGGATTGAAAAACAATAACTATAAATTAATTGGTGATTTGCAAATTGCGACTTGATTGATTGGAATTTTCGAAATCACAAAAATATTATGAAGAATTAACTTATgttgttttatttaaagtttgaaGATGTGTATAATCTCTTGTGAATTAAGTAAAAAGAAGTCCTAGTTCATATTTTGGTATtaataatcttaaaaaaaattcgagAATTGAAGTAAATATTGTAGACTGCATGTGAATTTGATTGGTGTCGTGCGTGGGAATTAGAGACG
It contains:
- the LOC142537031 gene encoding putative galacturonosyltransferase-like 1; the encoded protein is MLLSSKILIFITISIGATNAKNLHFREAPKFYNPPHCYSVTLPMAAGNTLSLCFNTTAIHVAMTLDSVYLRGSMAAILSVLQHSSCPENVVFHFIAASSTNVSDLRSKITSSFPYLVFKIYPFDDSTAAGLISNAIREALDCPLNYARNYLANLLPTCVQKIVYLDSDVVLVDDIGKLAATPLTNDAVLAAPEYCNANFTSYFTPTFWSNPSLSLTFANRKPCYFNTGVMVIDLERWRAGDYTTKIVEWMELQKRIRIYELGSLPPFLLVFAGNIAPVDHRWNQHGLGGDNFLGLCRDLHPGPVSLLHWSGKGKPWARLDAGRPCPLDALWAPYDLLRSPCFLES